CGAGTGTACATGCTTCAACGATGGCATTATCACACAAGGCTCCATGTGTAGCTGATGCTCCAAGCTGTTTAAAAAAGTATCGGCTGGCATCGGCAAGAATTCCACGAAAGCCATAGCCTCGTAAGTGGAGCATGCGTTCGGGAGTTGCCCTAAGAGATTCAATTTTATCTGTGATTGCATCAAGTGCTGTTTCCCATGAAACAGGGATGAAGTCAGATCCTTGGCGCATAAGTGGGGTGGTAATACGGTCTGGGGATGCTATACGAGAAAGAGCATGCTTGGCTTTTTTACATGTATACCCCTGTGTCACGGGATGCGCAGGGTTACCTTTTATTGAGTAATTTCCATGTTCATCAGTGGTTATGATGGTAGAGCAACTGTCAGGACAGTCTAACGTACATGCAGATATGTATTCCATTTATACTCTCCTTTGGAGCTTGTTCTACATTTTTTAAAATCAACTTATAGCTTGGTATTGTTGTGTTTTTGTGACGCTAATGTTGTTTTGGAGGTATGAGTCGAACATGGCTACAAAACAAAAAAAGCCGGAGTAATCCGGCTTTTTTACTGCTGACAAAATGTCAATTAAGAATGCAACGTGGTGCCGGGGATAATAGGAATATTATTTTGTGATAAAATTTCTACAGCCTGATCTGTTTTGTCAAAACGGAAGATTAATGTGGCGTTGGTGCTACCAGGAAGAACAAATGCGTACATGTATTCAACGTTGATTCCATTATTACCAAGAGTATCGAGGATATAGTTTAAGCCGCCCGGCTTGTCTTCTACTTCAACTGCGACAACGTTGGTTTTGCCTACGGTGAAGCCTTTGTCTTTTAACACGGATTTTGCTTTTTCACTATTATCTACGATAAGGCGCAAAATTCCAAAGTCCGTTGTGTCAGCGAGTGAAAGGGCACGAATATTAATTTCATTCGTTGCCAGTGTGTTAGTTACTTCTGCAAGGCGTCCGGCCTTGTTTTCCAGAAAAACGGATATTTGTTCTACTTTCATGAGGATTGCCCCTTATTGTCTTCAGATACATAGATATAGACAATGTTTCTACCATTTGAAGTTGTGGTGGGCAATATTTAATACAACTTTGTCATAAATTTGCAGCTCCCTATGAGGGTGAAAGGCAGATGTACGTTTCGATTGCTGAGTGCTCTTCCAGTGTATTGATAGCAATGAATGATATTTTTGAGATTCTATGTGTTATTTTGAGCTCTTGTATTAGAGAATGACTTGTTATGGGTATAAATCTTGTTGAATCAACTTTGTTTTTTTTCTTTATGCTTTTTGACGACAAAGGCGAGGAAGCTCAATATTGGCGTTATACTGCCAATAAGCTCTCCTGAGCTGCTGATAACAGTTGCAATGCTGTCGTGTGTGCGCTTTATGTCTGTTGTTACACGATTTATTTCTGTTTTAATTTCGTTAACATCAGAATTAAATTCGCCATAGACCATCTCGCGAATTTCTTTAAGCATTTTTTCTTGTTCAGTGTTGCGGCTGGATCGATTGGATATAAGTACAAAGAGTAGAGCAAGAAAGCCGTCTACCAATGCTACAATTAAAGCTGCATTTGCATAGCCAAAAGGTACTGCTAATGCTTGATATCCCGCAAAAGTAAGCATTCCCAAAGCTAGCAGGGCAAAAAGTAATGCAACTATTTTACAAGCTGCCTGAGCTGCTATTCGCTTTGCTTGTATACGGAGCAATGCCATTTCTGACCGGATGAGAAGTTGAAATCTGTTCATTGAATCATTCATGCAATTCCCTTTATTTTTTGGTAAGTACGTGCAGGAAATCGGTCGGTACAACGAGCAGAACGGTTGTATTTTTTAGCGTAACTTTTCTAAGAAGCTATTCTTCTTCTGAGGGAGGTTGTGGTGCGGGCGCTAGTAATATTGCCAGCCATCGCGTTTGTGGATGCGCTTCTGCCCCGTATTTAATAACCATAGTGAGCGGGATAGAAAGCAGCATTCCAGCGGAACCGAGTAGCCAACCCCAGAAGAGTAATGATAAAAAAACAGTCAAGGTTGATAAACCGACTCTATTTCCTAGAATAGCTGGTTCAACCATATTGCCAATTACTATATTAACAATCAGATAAATACTTATAACTGCGAAAACTTCTACAGCGCCAAATTGAAGACCTGCCAGCAAAACGGCAGGTGCAGCTGCTATTATCGAACCAATATTTGGGATAAAATTAAGTGCAAAAGCAAGAAATCCCCATAAGGAAGCAAAATTAAGCCCAACAATACTCAAGCCAACTGTTATAAGAATACCTGTTGCAATGCTGGTTAGCGCTTTGATGGAAATGTATTGTTTAGTGCTTTTGATAACATACCGGTATTTATCAAGCAGCTCGCCACCATTGTTGTTGTCTATCGCTTGGATTTTTAGTGGAAGGTTTCGTGCTTCAATGAGCATAAACAGCACGGTGAACATAATGAGTGTGATGTTGCTCAAAGCGCTTCCAAGACCAGAAATAAATGAATTTGCGAAGCTTAAAACAAGATCTGGGTTAAGTGTATCCGAAATTCCCGAATCAGACATGTCTATGCCGTGGGAATTTAGCCATTCAATT
The window above is part of the Halodesulfovibrio sp. genome. Proteins encoded here:
- a CDS encoding AI-2E family transporter; the protein is MHSPSRLQSTIITLACTLLILFAARSAQSIVIPLLLSIFIAIIITVPIDFLRRGGLSTFFSVGIVIIVTLFFEAGTALLLGKTISQFSRSLPEYQSQVSGMVSRTIEWLNSHGIDMSDSGISDTLNPDLVLSFANSFISGLGSALSNITLIMFTVLFMLIEARNLPLKIQAIDNNNGGELLDKYRYVIKSTKQYISIKALTSIATGILITVGLSIVGLNFASLWGFLAFALNFIPNIGSIIAAAPAVLLAGLQFGAVEVFAVISIYLIVNIVIGNMVEPAILGNRVGLSTLTVFLSLLFWGWLLGSAGMLLSIPLTMVIKYGAEAHPQTRWLAILLAPAPQPPSEEE
- a CDS encoding phage holin family protein; protein product: MNDSMNRFQLLIRSEMALLRIQAKRIAAQAACKIVALLFALLALGMLTFAGYQALAVPFGYANAALIVALVDGFLALLFVLISNRSSRNTEQEKMLKEIREMVYGEFNSDVNEIKTEINRVTTDIKRTHDSIATVISSSGELIGSITPILSFLAFVVKKHKEKKQS
- a CDS encoding ACT domain-containing protein — encoded protein: MKVEQISVFLENKAGRLAEVTNTLATNEINIRALSLADTTDFGILRLIVDNSEKAKSVLKDKGFTVGKTNVVAVEVEDKPGGLNYILDTLGNNGINVEYMYAFVLPGSTNATLIFRFDKTDQAVEILSQNNIPIIPGTTLHS